Genomic window (Acropora muricata isolate sample 2 chromosome 11, ASM3666990v1, whole genome shotgun sequence):
gcGGGATACCTACGCTTTGAACATACAAAGataattatgtcacccgaaatggacccgaaaagtttcgggacttttgagaaacgtgCCCCTGAATGCTGTTAGTGGCCTCAATTGTGAGGCTAATTTCCCTAATTGCCTCTATTCCcaagagagaagacaaatttgaataagaaagcattttcACAAAGCATTTTAGTCTAGTAAAataacgccatcatgcaaatgaccCTTTTACAGGTTCATTTAATTTGGAACACCACGGGCTTTGTGACACAAAGATTACCATACATGATGGAAGtgatcatgttgtttttgcgACACTATATATCATCATACATGACACCGCGCCTTTTGAAACTGCTTCAAGCATCATTAAAAATCAAAGATGGCGGAAGCTCCTCCCGACGATGATGTGACGTTACCGAGAGGTTTGTGGCGAGTTTCTACGTTCGTTTGAGCGATCAATTAGCTTAGCTCAGTTTTCTTAGCTAAAATGATATCTTCAGCGTGAGAGTTGTTGATTATTTTGCGCCCAAATCGAATTTTTTCGTGTCAAATTTGGCTTGAACCATTATGACTTTTCAAAACTCTCATCGTACTGTCTTTGGAAATGATGCCTCATCATACCTTTTAGCTTGGTTCTACCTTTTCAAACTTTCGTCATTGAACGAGCTGTCTATAGATTGTCAAGGTTATCCCGTGTAGGTCTTTATCTCGATTTCTGTGTTCATTGATTTTAAATTCCGTTTCATTTATGTTACTAAGTTGTCAGACTGATCTAGCaacaaaacggaaaaaaaacaattactgATGATGGCTAGCCAAGTTAAAATGCCCATAGTCAAATTACAATGAAGTCCAGACTACCGTGTTTCCTTTCCGTCATCATCTTACTTTTCTGTCATCATTGTCGATTAATCAGCTTATTATTTTGCTCCttttattcattaatttttattttgccacCACAAATACAACAACAGTATGCAAAATTTGTTATACTTTAGAAATGATACAGACAACTCTAACTAGAATGatttacaacatcaaatgttTAAAGCGGCAATGGAAAGAAAGCCTACATAGAAGCCAGGGGCTTCTAAAGCATGCGCTCCTTAGAAATATAACATAAACCTTGCGAGTTAAGGGTACTGGATGAAAATTtgaatcaagttttttttttgagaaaagaaaaggaaaaagtgtGTACTGTAGCTCAACAAAGAGTTTATTTGATTGAGAAAGAAGGAATTTTCGCAGACAAACTGATACTTTCACCATTTTGACCTCTTTGTGTTAGGGTGTCTGTGAGTTTAACTGGTTTTTATATGGAGAGTgagccaaaacaaaaaaagactgtTCTCATTTATCAGCAGTTTTGACGCAAACCAGGCCAATGCATCAATGTCTATTGTACTGACCTCTTAATCTTGTCTGCATTCAGCTGTACACaaataacaaaagaagctttgtctGCAGACTCAACTGTCATAACAGGCCAACGTTTCACAACTCTGTTGGATTCTGATCGTTTGGGTGAGTGAATTCTTAAGAAGGACTGTTTCTTATGACCCTAAAAACAACATCAGCTGAGGTTGTTGAAAGATCAGGGACCACCAACAACAGTCTTTCTCAAAAACTCACTCACTCTAACCAACATAATCCAAGAAGGCATGTCACATCTGGGTTCAAACCTTTTTTGGCTTCAAAACTCTGTGACAACCCTGTATCTTTATAATGATTCCCTAGCAATATCCTAAATTTCATAACTTCATAGTCATGTCTGAAGGAATaagtgaaaaaaattcagaGTTCCATGGCTTTGTATGAATCATTATGTCAACGTTGCACACACAGGTGCCTTCATTGTTGTCTCATCAATCAGTTGCCTTCAATGTTGtctcttcaattttttttttaaaaagcagTTGACAATCACCCAGGGCATGTTTTGTTGATCTTTTTTCTAAGCTGCCGTCAACAAGATGATAAAAGAAATGATTCCGAATGTGAGAGTGTCAAATGATGCGAGGGAGCTTATTCTCAACTGCTGTACAGGTAAGTACTTTTGCTTGCAAAAAAAGCAGTCACCACTTGTGAAAGCTATAAGTTACATGtatcataatattattgttaggGAGCACAAACAGCAATGACTGCAATGGTAACAAAAATGTCTTGAAATAattaaacatttgggaaatggtgactattttgtgattaccgcttcttcctcgcatcctttattgttgacagagcatgAAACAAATAGACTGGTAGAAGCGcagttgaagtaaatatagagattcatagatttactgttgtgtgttcatgtTGTCGCTTAAACCTTAAATTTCGAAATTTCACATTGCCATTTGGCCGACTCAGTCAAAAAATTTACCAAAGTGTGTGCTGCAAGTGTAGCGCGctcatttttcctcattcaaccaatcagatcattgttttcttgggCCTTCATTGCTCTTGTCGTCTTTTTTACTTAAGCTGCCTTTTATACACTGCAAGTTTCTTTTACAGGGCACAGGTCATGttgacatgaaaatttggtattgttAACCctttttgctctgacaaaggccTAAccatctgggcccagttgttcgaggCCCAAtgaagctaatcctggattagtggaaattgtTATTTAGCTACCATTAAAGgtggatttttcacaagattgaGGTCCAAggaatttgtaatttataacctttttgggccacaattttgtggcaaaccctcctttagtgCTAAAAAAATTAGCAATAAAAAATTCAACTAACCTagggttagcttaatcaggctttgaactaCTGGGCCCAGAATATCAGCTTTGCTGTCTCTTCTGGGTGGAAATTAAACCTGTTTGGTATTGTTAACTCGTTTGCTACCAAATTTCAATCTTTCACTTCACTAACAATGCATCACctcattttctttagaaactaacctttcatttgtcATGTTAACGTGTCAGCGTTGAAGTAACCCTAATCTTTTAGTATAATTATGTGAAATTAGAATTTTATCCAATTGCAATATGATTGTGCAATACCAGTCAAAACATGGTTATGaagcattcaattttttttctacgCAGAGTTTATTCATCTGGTGTCATCAGAAGCAAATGAGATCTGCAATCGTCAGCTGAAAAAGACAATTCTTCCTGAGCATGTCTTCCAAGCACTGCAGGTACAGTAGAGCAAAATTAATACACCATAAAATACTCACAAGTGAGATTTGTGTCCATGCAGGGTGTATATAATGAAATTTTTATCAATTACAATGAAACACTCATGTAACGAACGTTTGATGTTGCTTTAACAGCACATTGTAGATTGATTCAATCTTAATTTGCTATTACTTTCAACAGCAATATCAAACATCACTTCTAGAACTTGTATTTGTGGTCTTTGTGGTTGTCATCTTCATCCTTCTTTCTCGTCATCATTCAGTTCATCTTCACTATCTTCATTTTTAGATTTTTCATGATAAACATTGACAGTCATCATCGTATGGtagttttcattttcatatttttgtcATCATCTAGCTTACGCTGAATGGCAGACTGAGAACATTTCCATGAGAGACTGTACCCTCATCTTGTATTTTTCTCTGCAGGGGCTTGGCTTCACCTCTTACATTGAAGAGGTCAAATCAGTTCTTCAAGAATGTAAAACTCAAGCTGCAGTAAGTTTGATGatagactttatttgaataggGTAACACATGAC
Coding sequences:
- the LOC136890054 gene encoding protein Dr1-like; amino-acid sequence: MAEAPPDDDVTLPRAAVNKMIKEMIPNVRVSNDARELILNCCTEFIHLVSSEANEICNRQLKKTILPEHVFQALQGLGFTSYIEEVKSVLQECKTQAANKRRASTRLENLGIPEEELLRQQQELFQKARMEQAQVEQEEFQQLQQAAALQQQRQQSQSLPSSSSVVQPPARQMP